One Pseudorasbora parva isolate DD20220531a chromosome 8, ASM2467924v1, whole genome shotgun sequence DNA window includes the following coding sequences:
- the cldnj gene encoding claudin j, protein MALQVLGITLSMIGFAGSIIICALPMWKVTAFIGTNIVVAQVFWEGLWMTCVYERIGQMQCKLYDALLDLDPSLQAARGLVVTAMALACLAFLIFLVGADCTNCLSNPRAKARIVVVSGITFMLSGLTTLVPVSWTADSIIRDFHNPIVHEALKREMGAALYVGWLTAGFLLVGGAVLCTSCPPERDNYSPRYTLTKSDTHSGYAIKNYV, encoded by the coding sequence ATGGCTTTGCAGGTCTTGGGAATCACTCTTTCAATGATCGGCTTTGCAGGATCCATTATCATCTGTGCTCTGCCAATGTGGAAGGTGACCGCCTTTATTGGCACAAACATTGTGGTGGCACAGGTCTTCTGGGAAGGATTGTGGATGACGTGCGTGTACGAGCGCATTGGGCAGATGCAGTGTAAACTGTATGATGCcctgctggatttggatccttCCCTACAGGCAGCGCGTGGGCTAGTGGTGACCGCCATGGCTTTGGCCTGCTTGGCTTTCCTCATTTTTCTGGTTGGGGCTGATTGTACCAACTGCCTAAGTAATCCACGCGCCAAAGCACGGATTGTGGTGGTATCTGGGATCACCTTTATGCTTTCTGGACTGACTACTTTGGTGCCTGTGTCCTGGACGGCTGACTCCATTATAAGAGACTTCCATAATCCCATAGTGCATGAGGCATTAAAGAGAGAGATGGGGGCAGCTCTCTATGTGGGCTGGTTAACAGCAGGGTTTCTGTTGGTTGGTGGAGCAGTTCTCTGCACTAGCTGCCCACCAGAGCGAGACAACTATTCGCCTAGATACACCTTAACAAAATCTGACACCCACAGTGGCTATGCCATAAAGAACTATGTCTGA